In Centropristis striata isolate RG_2023a ecotype Rhode Island chromosome 5, C.striata_1.0, whole genome shotgun sequence, a single genomic region encodes these proteins:
- the aar2 gene encoding protein AAR2 homolog, producing MANSNSVDMDPDVARRLFEEGATLVLLGVPQGTELGIDCKSWQVGPRFKGVKMIPPGLHFLFYSSVNSPSCGGEIGPKTGLFLNLKPRDILLANWDPKEEDLDFSASQNEEEVSRVRANLKELDPFLGPYPYEVMRKWVSLTDRVSEELANNLQPLSGRICAFSDVIPEVQLTHTKDRAEQPRNDTACQSMKEGLDRLPKMKHREGTELRFSVIPKKKYPSGATPAEITQCSLDQSYALETLLQKNYGVHPLNLLGELQFAFVCFLLGNVYEGFEHWKSLLALLCRSEESMQKRKELYLGLIAVLYHQLGEIPPDFFVDIVSQSNFLTSTLQDFFQFASGPGMDGTLRKRAEKFKAHLTKKFRWDFEADIDDCAPVVVELPEGVTVD from the exons ATGGCCAACAGCAACAGTGTAGACATGGATCCGGACGTTGCTCGGAGGCTGTTTGAGGAGGGAGCCACGCTGGTGCTGCTGGGTGTTCCTCAGGGCACAGAGCTGGGGATTGATTGCAAGAGCTGGCAGGTCGGTCCCCGCTTCAAGGGCGTGAAGATGATCCCCCCTGGCCTGCACTTCCTCTTCTACTCCTCTGTTAACTCGCCAAGCTGTGGAGGAGAAATTGGCCCCAAGACAGGACTCTTCCTCAATCTCAAACCCAGAGACATCCTGTTGGCCAACTGGGATCCCAAAGAAGAAGATTTGGACTTCTCAGCCTCCCAGAACGAAGAGGAGGTGAGCCGGGTCAGAGCAAACCTGAAAGAGCTGGATCCTTTCCTGGGGCCTTATCCGTACGAGGTGATGAGGAAGTGGGTGTCTCTGACTGACCGTGTGAGTGAGGAGCTGGCCAACAACTTGCAGCCTCTTTCAGGTCGGATATGTGCCTTCAGTGACGTCATCCCCGAGGTTCAGCTCACACACACCAAAGATCGGGCAGAGCAGCCGAGGAATGACACAGCCTGCCAGAGCATGAAGGAGGGACTCGACAGGCTCCCCAAAATGAAGCACAGGGAGGGGACGGAGTTACGCTTCTCTGTTATCCCCAAAAAGAAATACCCGAGTGGGGCTACACCCGCTGAGATCACCCAGTGCAGCCTGGACCAGAGCTACGCCCTGGAGACTCTGCTGCAGAAGAACTACGGCGTTCATCCTCTCAACCTGCTAG GTGAGCTGCAGTTTGCCTTTGTGTGTTTCCTGCTTGGGAATGTATACGAGGGCTTCGAGCACTGGAAGAGTCTCCTGGCTCTGCTGTGCCGATCAGAGGAGTCCATGCAGAAGCGTAAAGAGCTCTATCTGGGGCTCATTGCTGTGCTTTACCACCAGCTTGGAGAAATCCCACCCGACTTCTTTGTTGACATCGTGTCTCAGAGCAACTTCCTCACTTCCACACTACAG GACTTTTTCCAGTTTGCCAGTGGACCTGGTATGGACGGCACGCTGCGTAAGAGAGCGGAGAAGTTCAAAGCTCACCTGACCAAGAAGTTTCGCTGGGACTTTGAGGCAGACATTGACGACTGTGCCCCCGTGGTAGTGGAGCTGCCTGAAGGTGTTACAGTGGACTGA